The proteins below are encoded in one region of Streptomyces ficellus:
- a CDS encoding NADP-dependent succinic semialdehyde dehydrogenase gives MPIATVNPATGETLKTFDELTPEGIERCLATADAAFRRHRATGFAERARLLGRAADLLEADQDDIARTMTTEMGKPLTAARAEAAKCVKAMRWYAAHAERLLADEHPPEDDVRDSGAARARVHYRPLGLVLAVMPWNFPLWQVIRFAAPALMAGNVGLLKHASNVPQTALYLEDLFRRAGYPDGCFQTLLVGSRAVEGILRDDRVAAATLTGSEPAGRSVAAVAGDEIKKTVLELGGSDPYVVMPSADVERAATVAVTARAQNNGQSCIAAKRFIVHEDVYDAFAERFTAGMAALTVGDPMDESTDVGPLASESGRDGLAELVDDAVRQGASVLCGGGRPQDLAPGLERGWFYEPTVLAGITPGMRIHQEETFGPVATLYRVSGIEEAVRVANDTYFGLSSNVWTRDDEDVDRFVRDLQAGGVFVNGMTASHPALPFGGVKRSGYGRELSGHGIKEFCNATTVWQAS, from the coding sequence ATGCCCATCGCGACCGTCAACCCCGCCACCGGCGAGACGCTCAAGACCTTCGACGAGCTGACGCCCGAGGGGATCGAGCGGTGTCTCGCCACCGCCGACGCGGCCTTCCGGCGCCACCGCGCCACCGGCTTCGCCGAGCGGGCCCGGCTGCTCGGCCGCGCGGCCGACCTCTTGGAGGCCGACCAGGACGACATCGCGCGCACCATGACCACCGAGATGGGCAAGCCCCTCACGGCCGCCCGCGCGGAGGCGGCCAAATGCGTGAAGGCCATGCGCTGGTACGCCGCCCACGCCGAGCGGCTCCTCGCCGACGAACACCCGCCCGAGGACGACGTGCGGGACTCCGGCGCGGCACGCGCGCGCGTGCACTACCGCCCCCTCGGCCTGGTGCTGGCCGTCATGCCGTGGAACTTCCCGCTCTGGCAGGTGATCCGGTTCGCCGCGCCCGCCCTCATGGCGGGCAACGTCGGGCTGCTCAAGCACGCCTCGAACGTGCCGCAGACCGCGCTCTACCTGGAGGACCTCTTCCGCCGGGCCGGTTACCCCGACGGCTGTTTCCAGACCCTGCTCGTCGGCTCCCGCGCCGTCGAGGGCATCCTGCGCGACGACCGGGTCGCCGCCGCCACCCTCACCGGCAGCGAACCCGCCGGACGGTCGGTGGCCGCCGTCGCCGGCGACGAGATCAAGAAGACCGTGCTGGAACTCGGCGGCAGCGACCCGTATGTCGTCATGCCCTCCGCGGACGTCGAACGGGCCGCCACCGTCGCCGTCACCGCCCGCGCCCAGAACAACGGCCAGTCCTGCATCGCCGCCAAGCGGTTCATCGTCCACGAGGACGTGTACGACGCGTTCGCCGAACGGTTCACCGCCGGCATGGCCGCGCTGACCGTCGGCGACCCGATGGACGAGTCCACCGACGTGGGCCCGCTCGCCAGCGAGAGCGGCCGGGACGGCCTCGCGGAACTCGTCGACGACGCCGTACGGCAGGGCGCGAGCGTCCTGTGCGGCGGCGGCCGCCCCCAGGACCTGGCACCCGGCCTGGAACGCGGCTGGTTCTACGAGCCGACCGTCCTGGCCGGCATCACCCCCGGCATGCGAATCCACCAGGAGGAGACCTTCGGACCGGTCGCCACGCTCTACCGGGTGTCCGGCATCGAGGAGGCGGTGCGGGTCGCCAACGACACGTACTTCGGACTCAGCTCCAACGTGTGGACCCGCGACGACGAGGACGTCGACCGGTTCGTCCGGGACCTCCAGGCGGGCGGCGTGTTCGTCAACGGCATGACCGCCTCGCACCCCGCCCTGCCCTTCGGCGGGGTGAAGCGCTCGGGCTACGGGCGTGAGCTGTCCGGGCACGGCATCAAGGAGTTCTGCAACGCCACCACCGTGTGGCAGGCGTCGTAG
- a CDS encoding glutathione S-transferase family protein, whose product MRDSGVFQRSASHFTDRITADGRDGWPVEAGRYRLVVSRACPWASRSLVVRRLLGLEEALSLAVADPVQDERSWRFTLDPDDRDPVLGIRFLSEAYEAREKGYDGGVSVPAVVDAATGRLVTNDYQRLTLDLSTEWGALHREGAPDLYPEALRDEIDERMEGIYRDVNNGVYQAGFAKSQEAYDAAYARLFARLDQVSEHLAGQRYLVGDTITEADVRLFTTLVRFDAVYHGHFKCNRNKLTEDRVLWAYARDLFQTPGFGDTVDFDHIKRHYYVVHEDINPTRVVPRGPDLRGWRTPHHRQELGGRPFGDGTPPPPPPSSEVVQPL is encoded by the coding sequence GTGCGCGACTCCGGTGTGTTCCAGCGGTCCGCGAGCCACTTCACGGACCGGATCACCGCCGACGGGCGGGACGGCTGGCCGGTCGAGGCCGGGCGCTACCGGCTCGTCGTCAGCCGGGCGTGCCCCTGGGCGAGCCGTTCCCTGGTGGTGCGGCGGCTGCTGGGCCTGGAGGAGGCCCTGTCCCTCGCGGTGGCCGACCCGGTGCAGGACGAGCGGAGCTGGCGCTTCACCCTCGACCCGGACGACCGGGACCCCGTGCTCGGCATCCGGTTCCTGAGCGAGGCGTACGAGGCGAGGGAGAAGGGCTACGACGGGGGCGTGAGCGTTCCGGCGGTGGTCGACGCCGCCACCGGCCGGCTGGTGACCAACGACTACCAGCGCCTCACCCTGGACCTGTCCACCGAGTGGGGGGCGCTGCACCGCGAGGGCGCGCCCGACCTCTATCCGGAGGCGCTGCGGGACGAGATCGACGAGCGGATGGAGGGCATCTACCGCGACGTCAACAACGGGGTCTACCAGGCCGGGTTCGCCAAGAGCCAGGAGGCCTACGACGCCGCGTACGCACGGCTGTTCGCCCGGCTGGACCAGGTGTCGGAGCACCTGGCGGGGCAGCGCTACCTGGTGGGTGACACCATCACCGAGGCGGACGTACGGCTGTTCACCACGCTCGTCCGGTTCGACGCGGTGTACCACGGCCACTTCAAGTGCAACCGCAACAAGCTCACCGAGGACCGGGTCCTGTGGGCGTACGCGCGTGACCTGTTCCAGACGCCGGGCTTCGGCGACACGGTGGACTTCGACCACATTAAGCGGCACTACTACGTGGTCCACGAGGACATCAACCCGACGCGGGTCGTGCCGCGCGGCCCCGACCTGCGCGGCTGGCGCACCCCCCACCACCGCCAGGAGCTGGGTGGGCGCCCGTTCGGTGACGGTACGCCGCCGCCCCCTCCCCCGTCGTCCGAGGTGGTCCAGCCGCTGTAG
- a CDS encoding helix-turn-helix domain-containing protein → MDKLALRLLLSERRASITPESQGLSRPTRQGRRARGLSQAQIDQILHRAPDTYGRLESGRYPNPPVDLLQDVARLFRMNEQEWIALWRYALGQDPPRPLDFRSGEELPGVWQEILAGVSHPAYINDRSWNVLAHNAPFAALFPRRRVPANAMRWMTVEPAARTLLTDWETAWAPLVLPQLRVALAADPSDKTLCAIEQDVLADPVAARLYESASAYSHLDGDERPLRHPSLGAGWVTMCAAQPLAAPGSRLIVLVFHPGARRRRGRAPSLRARADD, encoded by the coding sequence ATGGACAAGCTTGCACTGCGTCTCCTGCTCAGCGAGCGCCGGGCGTCGATCACGCCGGAGAGCCAGGGCCTGTCGCGCCCCACGCGGCAGGGCAGGCGCGCCCGCGGACTGTCCCAGGCGCAGATCGACCAGATCCTGCACCGGGCCCCGGACACCTACGGTCGCCTGGAGTCCGGCCGTTACCCCAACCCGCCGGTCGACCTCCTCCAGGACGTGGCTCGGCTGTTCCGCATGAACGAGCAGGAGTGGATCGCGCTGTGGCGGTACGCGCTCGGCCAGGACCCGCCCCGCCCGCTGGACTTCCGCTCCGGCGAGGAGCTGCCCGGCGTGTGGCAGGAGATCCTCGCCGGTGTCTCCCACCCGGCGTACATCAACGACCGCTCGTGGAACGTGCTCGCCCACAACGCGCCCTTCGCGGCGCTCTTCCCACGGCGCCGGGTCCCGGCCAACGCGATGCGGTGGATGACCGTCGAACCCGCCGCCCGGACCCTCCTGACGGACTGGGAGACGGCGTGGGCGCCCCTGGTCCTGCCCCAGCTGCGCGTCGCGCTCGCCGCCGACCCGTCCGACAAGACGCTGTGCGCCATCGAGCAGGACGTCCTGGCCGACCCGGTGGCCGCGCGTCTCTACGAGTCGGCCAGCGCCTACAGCCACCTCGACGGCGACGAGCGGCCGCTGCGCCATCCGTCGCTGGGCGCGGGGTGGGTCACCATGTGCGCCGCGCAGCCGCTGGCCGCGCCGGGGTCCCGGCTGATCGTCCTGGTCTTCCACCCCGGGGCGCGCCGCCGCCGGGGCCGCGCCCCGAGCCTGCGCGCCCGGGCCGACGACTGA
- a CDS encoding PHP domain-containing protein yields the protein MDPVEALDRIAYLLERSQAPTYRVRAFRTASAALSALGDGEVAERAAAGTLERLKGVGPKTAQVVREALAGDVPAYLERLEGEVGEAPERGAALRAALRGDCHLHSDWSDGGSPIDAMGRAAAALGHEWAVLTDHSPRLTVARGLSAERLREQLDVVAELNERWAPFRLLTGIECDILLDGSLDQEDELLDRLDVVVASVHSKLRMDAPAMTRRMVRAVSSPLVDVLGHCTGRLVGGKRPESEFDADKVFAACAESGTAVEINSRPERLDPPRRLLRRAVDAGVFFAVDTDAHAPGQLDWQVLGCARAEECGVPAGRVINTWTVEQLLTWTRTREAPVGG from the coding sequence ATGGACCCCGTCGAGGCCCTGGACCGGATCGCCTACCTGCTGGAGCGGTCGCAGGCGCCGACGTACCGGGTGCGGGCGTTCCGCACCGCGTCGGCGGCGCTGTCGGCGCTCGGTGACGGGGAGGTGGCCGAGCGGGCGGCGGCCGGGACCCTGGAGCGGCTCAAGGGTGTGGGGCCGAAGACCGCGCAGGTGGTGCGGGAGGCGCTGGCGGGGGACGTTCCAGCGTACCTGGAGCGGCTGGAGGGCGAGGTGGGCGAGGCGCCGGAGCGGGGCGCGGCGCTGCGGGCGGCGTTGCGCGGCGACTGCCACCTGCACTCCGACTGGTCGGACGGCGGGAGCCCGATCGACGCCATGGGGCGGGCCGCGGCGGCGCTGGGGCACGAGTGGGCGGTGCTGACCGACCACTCCCCCCGGCTGACGGTGGCCCGCGGCCTGTCGGCGGAGCGGCTGCGGGAGCAGCTGGACGTGGTGGCGGAGCTGAACGAGCGGTGGGCGCCGTTCCGGCTGCTGACGGGCATCGAGTGCGACATCCTGCTGGACGGCTCGCTCGACCAGGAGGACGAACTGCTGGACCGGCTGGACGTGGTGGTGGCGTCCGTGCACTCCAAGCTGCGGATGGACGCCCCGGCGATGACGCGGCGCATGGTGCGGGCCGTGAGCAGTCCGCTGGTGGACGTGCTGGGGCACTGCACGGGCCGGCTGGTCGGCGGGAAGCGGCCGGAGTCGGAGTTCGACGCGGACAAGGTCTTCGCCGCGTGCGCCGAGTCGGGGACGGCGGTGGAGATCAACAGCCGCCCGGAGCGGCTGGACCCGCCGCGGCGGCTGCTGCGGCGGGCGGTGGACGCCGGGGTGTTCTTCGCGGTCGACACCGACGCGCACGCGCCGGGGCAGCTGGACTGGCAGGTCCTGGGCTGCGCGCGGGCCGAGGAGTGCGGCGTACCGGCCGGCCGGGTGATCAACACGTGGACGGTGGAGCAGTTGCTCACCTGGACGCGTACGCGCGAGGCGCCGGTGGGCGGGTGA
- a CDS encoding SpoIIE family protein phosphatase: protein MTDNRAHSGEIGPTERLAMNRTGSFDWDLDAGTIDIDEAGLLVFGLAPGTFDSRPASLVHRLDPEERARLDDVIKEALVSGRSSYAARFQVPLDDGSVQWTHVQARILRDRDGRAHRIVGIVRDATSEITHSAFVMELEKRRQRQTNMVERTTQALSRAVTVDDVTAALTGPGGLARLGADGFALGLVENGSLNIIALSGESLDVLEHLRMRRLEPGMPLAETVLSGRPLFSSSFQELIKDYPVLAPYAGRLRFRAAAYLPLVAQARTLGGMALFYRGRTAFSADERNLSLGLAAIVAQSLQRATLFDEERELATGLQATMLPRRIPAVEGGEIAVRYHSAWSGRQVGGDWYDVIPLPRGRVGIVVGDVQGHDTHAAAIMGQLRIALRAYAGEGHAPSTVLARASRFLAELDTERFATCTYAQVDLDSGTVRAVRAGHLGPLIRHTDGRVGRPKLPGGLPLGVASVFGDEEFPETRLDLVPGETLVMCTDGLVEQPGADIGEGIDALEAAVGSGPPGAEALADHLSQRFWERWGAGDDVALLVLRRSPDPGTPRAPRIHQYIHQADPQGLSEARAVVRRALRDWDMRGFADDAELVTGELLGNVLLHTEGGAVLTLEVLPEPVRRVRLTVQDRSSAWPRRRTPGEAATSGRGLLLLDALALRWGVEPRGEGKAVWCEIGPSSRPG, encoded by the coding sequence ATGACGGACAACCGGGCACACAGCGGCGAGATCGGGCCGACCGAGCGGCTCGCCATGAACCGCACGGGCAGCTTCGACTGGGACCTCGACGCGGGCACCATCGACATCGACGAGGCGGGGCTCCTGGTGTTCGGCCTGGCCCCCGGGACGTTCGACTCCCGGCCCGCTTCCCTGGTGCACCGCCTCGACCCCGAGGAACGGGCCCGGCTGGATGACGTGATCAAGGAGGCGCTGGTCAGCGGGCGGTCCTCGTACGCGGCGCGCTTCCAGGTGCCCCTCGACGACGGGTCGGTGCAGTGGACGCACGTGCAGGCCCGCATCCTGCGCGACCGGGACGGGCGGGCGCACCGGATCGTCGGGATCGTCCGCGACGCCACGTCGGAGATCACGCACTCCGCCTTCGTGATGGAGCTGGAGAAGCGCAGGCAGCGGCAGACGAACATGGTCGAGCGGACCACGCAGGCGCTGTCCCGGGCGGTGACCGTGGACGACGTGACGGCCGCGCTGACCGGGCCGGGGGGCCTGGCCCGGCTCGGGGCGGACGGCTTCGCGCTCGGTCTGGTCGAGAACGGCTCGCTGAACATCATCGCGCTCAGCGGCGAGTCCCTGGACGTCCTGGAGCACCTGCGGATGCGGCGGCTCGAGCCGGGGATGCCGCTCGCCGAGACGGTGCTGAGCGGGCGGCCGCTGTTCAGCAGCTCGTTCCAGGAGCTGATCAAGGACTATCCGGTGCTCGCGCCGTACGCCGGGCGGCTGCGGTTCCGGGCGGCCGCCTACCTGCCGCTGGTGGCCCAGGCGCGGACGCTGGGCGGGATGGCGCTGTTCTACCGGGGCCGCACCGCCTTCAGCGCCGACGAGCGGAACCTCTCGCTGGGCCTGGCGGCGATCGTCGCCCAGTCGCTCCAGCGGGCGACCCTCTTCGACGAGGAGCGGGAGCTGGCCACGGGCCTCCAGGCCACGATGCTGCCGCGCCGCATCCCGGCGGTCGAGGGCGGCGAGATCGCCGTGCGGTACCACTCGGCGTGGAGCGGCCGGCAGGTCGGCGGTGACTGGTACGACGTGATCCCGCTGCCGCGCGGGCGGGTCGGGATCGTGGTCGGGGACGTGCAGGGCCACGACACGCACGCCGCCGCGATCATGGGCCAGCTGCGGATCGCGCTGCGGGCGTACGCGGGCGAGGGGCACGCCCCGTCGACGGTGCTGGCCCGGGCGTCCCGCTTCCTCGCCGAGCTGGACACGGAGCGGTTCGCGACCTGTACGTACGCGCAGGTGGACCTGGACTCGGGCACGGTACGGGCGGTGCGGGCGGGCCATCTGGGGCCGCTGATCCGGCACACGGACGGGCGCGTGGGGCGGCCCAAGCTGCCGGGCGGCCTGCCGCTGGGCGTGGCGTCGGTGTTCGGGGACGAGGAGTTCCCCGAGACGCGGCTGGACCTGGTGCCGGGCGAGACGCTGGTGATGTGCACCGACGGGCTGGTCGAGCAGCCGGGCGCGGACATCGGTGAGGGCATCGACGCGCTGGAGGCGGCGGTGGGCAGCGGGCCGCCGGGGGCGGAGGCGCTGGCCGACCACCTCTCGCAGCGGTTCTGGGAGCGGTGGGGCGCGGGGGACGACGTGGCGCTGCTGGTGCTGCGGCGCAGCCCCGATCCGGGGACGCCGCGGGCGCCGCGCATTCACCAGTACATCCACCAGGCCGATCCGCAGGGCCTGTCGGAGGCGCGGGCGGTGGTGCGGCGGGCGCTGCGTGACTGGGACATGCGGGGCTTCGCGGACGACGCGGAGCTGGTCACCGGGGAGCTGCTGGGCAATGTGCTGCTGCACACCGAAGGGGGCGCGGTGCTGACCCTGGAGGTGCTGCCGGAGCCGGTGCGGCGGGTGCGCCTGACGGTGCAGGACCGTTCCAGCGCGTGGCCCCGGAGGCGTACGCCGGGTGAGGCGGCCACCTCGGGGCGGGGGTTGTTGTTGCTGGACGCGCTGGCGCTGCGCTGGGGCGTGGAGCCGCGCGGCGAGGGCAAGGCGGTGTGGTGCGAGATCGGCCCGTCGTCACGGCCCGGTTAG
- a CDS encoding SpoIIE family protein phosphatase — MRRTGAAIGMGYLYPPGDDALRLAVLSGVSLEFAAPWMRVGPHDPVPVAHAVAEGRLVWIADREDMARRYPRPGLVLPYPFSLAAAPVAADGTTWGGLVLMWPGGHPPELSAPEEEALHDGRARMAGILARAAADGSPVLPGRTPRLVRPARHTPGPVEAVAAVEFIHRLPGGSCALDLGGRITFVTEEAAALLDADIDTLMGRLPWEALPWMDNPAVEDRYRAAVISRRVTTFTTLRPPDHWLRFELHPDATGISVRVTPAEPEGETPRNGTDTEAEHTTRSALPSRATALYHLMHLAATLTEAAGVRDVADQAADQIVPALGAHALALLTAEEGRLHVVGHRGYAPGVMARFDSAPLSSHTPAARVLASGLPLFFGTRAELENTYPAAIVLDAVGDAWAFLPLIASGRPVGSLILAYDRPRPFHPAERAILTSLAGLIAQALDRARLYDSKRDLAHRLQDGLLPHTLPHVPGLEVAARYLPAGRGMGVGGDFYDLIRLRGSSAAATIGDVQGHDVAAAALMGQVRAAVHAGAGAPPGEVLARANRLLTDLEPGLFTSCLYAHIDLKHHRALLATAGHPPPLVRHPDGRTDVLDLPPGLLLGIDPAADYPTGGVTLPLGTVLVLYTDGLVEAPGISLDDATTDLAALLGATDAPTMDALADVLVAHARGSAPRHDDIALLLLRTVPPV; from the coding sequence ATGAGGCGGACCGGAGCGGCCATCGGCATGGGGTACCTGTACCCGCCCGGGGACGACGCCCTGCGGCTCGCGGTGCTGAGCGGGGTCTCGCTGGAGTTCGCCGCCCCCTGGATGCGGGTCGGGCCGCACGACCCGGTGCCCGTCGCGCACGCCGTGGCCGAAGGGCGCCTGGTGTGGATCGCCGACCGGGAGGACATGGCCCGCCGCTATCCCCGGCCCGGGCTCGTCCTGCCGTACCCCTTCTCCCTGGCCGCGGCCCCGGTCGCCGCGGACGGCACCACCTGGGGCGGCCTGGTGCTGATGTGGCCGGGCGGCCACCCGCCCGAACTGTCCGCGCCCGAGGAGGAGGCCCTGCACGACGGCCGCGCGCGCATGGCGGGGATCCTCGCCCGGGCCGCCGCCGACGGCAGCCCCGTGCTCCCCGGACGCACCCCGCGCCTCGTCCGGCCCGCCCGGCACACCCCGGGGCCCGTCGAGGCCGTCGCGGCGGTCGAGTTCATCCACCGCCTCCCCGGCGGGAGCTGCGCGCTGGACCTGGGCGGCCGGATCACCTTCGTCACCGAGGAGGCCGCCGCCCTGCTCGACGCCGACATCGACACGCTGATGGGCCGCCTGCCCTGGGAAGCGCTGCCCTGGATGGACAACCCCGCCGTCGAGGACCGCTACCGGGCCGCCGTCATCAGCCGCCGCGTCACCACGTTCACCACGCTGCGCCCGCCCGACCACTGGCTCCGCTTCGAACTCCACCCCGACGCCACCGGCATCAGCGTCCGCGTCACCCCGGCCGAGCCGGAAGGGGAGACGCCCCGGAACGGCACGGACACCGAGGCCGAACACACCACGCGGTCGGCCCTGCCGAGCCGCGCCACCGCCCTGTACCACCTGATGCACCTGGCCGCCACGCTCACCGAGGCCGCCGGCGTACGGGACGTCGCCGACCAGGCCGCCGACCAGATCGTCCCCGCCCTCGGTGCCCACGCCCTCGCCCTGCTCACCGCCGAGGAGGGGCGGCTGCACGTCGTCGGCCACCGCGGCTACGCCCCCGGCGTCATGGCCCGCTTCGACTCCGCGCCGCTCTCCTCCCACACCCCCGCAGCCCGGGTCCTGGCCAGCGGCCTGCCGCTCTTCTTCGGCACCCGGGCGGAACTGGAGAACACCTATCCCGCCGCGATCGTCCTGGACGCCGTGGGCGACGCCTGGGCGTTCCTGCCCCTGATCGCCTCCGGCCGCCCGGTCGGCTCCCTGATCCTTGCCTACGACCGGCCGCGCCCGTTCCACCCCGCCGAGCGCGCCATCCTCACCTCCCTGGCCGGCCTGATCGCCCAGGCCCTGGACCGGGCCCGGCTCTACGACAGCAAACGCGACCTCGCCCACCGCCTCCAGGACGGCCTCCTCCCGCACACCCTGCCCCACGTCCCCGGCCTGGAGGTCGCCGCCCGCTACCTCCCCGCCGGTCGCGGCATGGGCGTCGGCGGCGACTTCTACGACCTGATCCGGCTCCGCGGCAGCAGCGCCGCCGCCACCATCGGCGACGTACAGGGCCACGACGTCGCCGCCGCCGCCCTGATGGGCCAGGTGCGCGCCGCGGTCCACGCCGGCGCCGGAGCGCCGCCGGGCGAGGTCCTGGCCCGCGCCAACCGTCTCCTCACCGACCTGGAGCCGGGCCTGTTCACCAGCTGCCTGTACGCGCACATCGACCTCAAGCACCACCGCGCCCTCCTCGCCACCGCCGGCCACCCGCCACCCCTGGTGCGCCACCCCGACGGGCGCACCGACGTGCTGGACCTGCCGCCCGGACTGCTCCTCGGCATCGACCCGGCCGCCGACTACCCCACCGGCGGGGTCACCCTGCCCCTCGGCACCGTGCTCGTCCTCTACACCGACGGCCTGGTGGAGGCACCGGGCATCAGCCTCGACGACGCGACCACCGACCTGGCGGCCCTGCTCGGCGCAACGGACGCGCCCACCATGGACGCCCTCGCCGACGTCCTCGTCGCCCACGCCCGCGGCTCGGCACCCCGCCACGACGACATCGCGCTGCTCCTGCTCCGCACGGTCCCACCGGTCTGA
- a CDS encoding DUF6233 domain-containing protein: MSESLPPPYPPDDERLADLETYLTVQLMYVRSQRASRARQREIQQRTAPPAPPPYRIQRSLDAGRTPVRVHLGTCVLAGRGAAGVSPEAARQALAGHVEACAVCRPDTELGMIEG; the protein is encoded by the coding sequence GTGTCCGAGTCGCTACCGCCCCCGTACCCGCCGGACGACGAGCGGCTGGCTGATCTGGAGACGTACCTGACCGTGCAGCTCATGTACGTGCGCAGCCAGCGCGCCAGCCGGGCGCGCCAGCGCGAGATCCAGCAGCGGACCGCCCCGCCGGCCCCGCCGCCGTACCGGATCCAGCGCAGCCTGGACGCCGGGCGGACGCCGGTGCGGGTCCACCTCGGCACCTGCGTGCTGGCGGGCAGGGGCGCGGCGGGTGTGTCCCCGGAGGCCGCGCGGCAGGCGCTGGCCGGTCATGTCGAGGCCTGTGCGGTGTGCCGCCCCGACACCGAACTCGGCATGATCGAGGGCTGA
- a CDS encoding arginase family protein, with amino-acid sequence MVESGVLRQPAVIEAPSVLGLRPTGVQDLPGALLGAGLLERLGAVRAGRVEPPAYEPERDRETGVLNPGGIARYATELADAVGEVLDSGRFPVVLGGDCSILLGNLLALRRRGRPGLLFLDGHTDFYQPAAEPAGEAASMELALATGRGPRRLTDLEGRGPLLRDEDVVVLGFRDAAESAAAGMQPLPPALCAIDLDGVRAQGAAAAARRAVDRLGSGGSDGYWIHLDADVLDDAIMPAVDYRLPGGLSWTELETVLRTALAGDGARGLDVTIFNPRLDPDGRIATRLAEALARGLAARPGAPS; translated from the coding sequence ATGGTGGAATCCGGCGTTCTGCGGCAACCGGCGGTCATCGAGGCACCCTCCGTGCTGGGTCTGCGCCCCACGGGCGTGCAGGACCTGCCCGGCGCGCTCCTCGGGGCCGGCCTGCTCGAACGGCTGGGCGCGGTACGGGCCGGACGGGTGGAGCCGCCCGCGTACGAACCGGAGCGCGACCGCGAGACCGGGGTGCTCAATCCGGGCGGCATCGCGCGGTACGCGACCGAGCTGGCCGACGCGGTGGGCGAGGTCCTCGACTCCGGGCGCTTCCCGGTGGTGCTCGGCGGCGACTGCAGCATCCTGCTCGGCAACCTCCTCGCCCTGCGCCGCCGGGGCCGCCCCGGGCTCCTGTTCCTGGACGGCCACACCGACTTCTACCAGCCGGCCGCCGAACCGGCGGGGGAGGCCGCCTCCATGGAGCTGGCCCTCGCCACCGGCCGGGGACCGCGCCGCCTCACCGACCTCGAGGGCCGCGGCCCGCTCCTGCGGGACGAGGACGTCGTCGTCCTCGGATTCCGCGACGCCGCGGAATCCGCCGCCGCGGGGATGCAGCCCCTCCCTCCGGCCCTCTGCGCGATCGACCTCGACGGCGTACGCGCGCAGGGCGCCGCCGCCGCGGCCCGCCGCGCGGTCGACCGGCTGGGCAGTGGCGGCAGCGACGGCTACTGGATCCACCTCGACGCCGACGTCCTGGACGACGCGATCATGCCTGCCGTCGACTACCGCCTGCCGGGCGGGCTCAGCTGGACGGAACTCGAAACCGTGCTCCGGACGGCGCTGGCCGGCGACGGCGCCAGGGGACTCGACGTGACGATCTTCAACCCCCGCCTCGACCCGGACGGCCGCATCGCCACCCGCCTCGCCGAGGCCCTCGCCCGGGGCCTGGCGGCCCGCCCCGGCGCACCGTCCTGA